One Streptomyces sp. NBC_01217 genomic region harbors:
- a CDS encoding DUF6049 family protein: MAEAADIQGIGPSSARRWLRRTASLIIGAPLVAALLAAPAAQAGMTTKAPTGSETVKVTLAGVAPSAPVKGDTLTVSGTVTNRGKDTITDARVDLRVGPRLFGRTSIDTAAKRTGYVLGSDPAPLGGKYTVKFAKLPSGGSQNFSLSVPVGKLGLGDDGVYQLGVSLSGQTSRAQYEQVLGIQRTFLPWQEEERDSRTKVTYLWPLIASAHVTAETGSDDQQTPVFADDGLAAEIAPGGRLEQLVSLGSRLPVTWVIDPDLLASVDAMARNYRVKSGDTTVAGKNQDVAKKWLTQLQAAVADGEVVALPFADPDLASIAHRGKNVSGTLSHLQTATDVAGTTVQTILHVKPSTDFAWPVDGAIDPSIVDVATSAGAHKVIARSDSLQETGGLPYTPTAARPIGGGTTAVVTDARLSTAFQGDMSKAGSSTLAIQKFLALTLALSEQDTDKERSIVVAPQRMPTVAQAQSMASALHTLDDERWTEPLGLVDAAEAKPDADATTRVPRSSQYPKKLRSQELPTQAFQDIKSTQVSLDNFQVILTQPERVVTPFGNAVNRSMSTSWRGSPLEAQQYRDSVRTYLQGLINEVQLISKSDVTLSGRSATIPVTVQNRLLQGVDHLVLRLKSENPTRLKLNDGEAVAEQPIRIAGGHSQSVKFDAAANINGQVQMTAQLYTEDNTPYGGEMTFTVKVSELTPTVLLVIAGGLLLLVLAGIRMYTQRKRANASGTAGNNGGEPEQPSDPTPDTGPENGAPSGPGEKVER, from the coding sequence GTGGCCGAGGCGGCAGACATCCAGGGGATCGGTCCCTCTTCTGCTCGCCGGTGGCTGCGGCGCACAGCCTCCTTGATCATCGGGGCACCGCTCGTCGCTGCTCTGCTGGCCGCGCCCGCCGCACAGGCCGGCATGACCACCAAGGCCCCCACCGGCTCCGAAACGGTCAAGGTGACCCTGGCCGGCGTCGCTCCTAGCGCGCCGGTGAAGGGGGACACGCTGACCGTCTCCGGCACCGTGACCAACAGGGGCAAGGACACGATCACGGACGCGAGGGTCGATCTGCGCGTGGGCCCGAGGCTCTTCGGCAGGACGTCGATCGACACCGCAGCCAAGCGCACCGGGTACGTGCTCGGCAGTGACCCCGCACCGCTCGGCGGCAAGTACACGGTGAAGTTCGCGAAGCTCCCTTCCGGGGGCAGCCAGAACTTCTCGCTGTCCGTCCCCGTCGGCAAACTGGGGCTCGGCGACGACGGCGTCTACCAGCTCGGTGTCTCACTGTCGGGGCAGACTTCCCGGGCCCAGTACGAGCAGGTCCTGGGGATCCAGCGCACCTTCCTGCCCTGGCAGGAAGAGGAGCGCGATTCCAGGACGAAGGTCACCTACCTCTGGCCGCTCATCGCATCGGCCCACGTCACCGCCGAGACCGGCTCCGACGACCAGCAGACGCCTGTGTTCGCGGACGACGGCCTGGCCGCCGAAATCGCTCCGGGCGGGCGCCTCGAACAGCTGGTCTCGCTGGGCAGTCGGCTGCCCGTGACCTGGGTCATCGACCCGGACCTGCTGGCCAGCGTCGATGCGATGGCAAGGAACTACCGCGTCAAGTCCGGCGACACCACCGTCGCGGGCAAGAACCAGGACGTCGCCAAGAAGTGGCTCACCCAGCTACAGGCCGCTGTGGCGGACGGCGAAGTCGTCGCGCTGCCGTTCGCCGACCCCGACCTGGCGTCCATCGCACACCGCGGCAAGAACGTGTCGGGCACCCTCAGCCACCTGCAGACCGCCACCGATGTGGCCGGAACAACGGTGCAGACCATCCTGCATGTGAAGCCGTCGACCGATTTCGCGTGGCCCGTCGACGGGGCGATCGACCCGTCGATCGTCGATGTCGCCACCTCGGCAGGCGCCCACAAGGTGATCGCCCGCAGCGACAGCCTCCAGGAGACCGGCGGTCTGCCGTACACGCCGACCGCGGCCCGGCCGATCGGCGGCGGCACCACCGCGGTGGTCACCGACGCCCGGCTCTCCACGGCCTTCCAGGGCGACATGTCGAAGGCGGGGAGCTCCACCCTCGCCATACAGAAGTTCCTCGCTCTGACCCTCGCCCTGAGCGAGCAGGACACGGACAAGGAACGAAGCATCGTCGTCGCACCGCAGCGGATGCCCACGGTCGCCCAGGCCCAGTCGATGGCCAGTGCACTGCACACGCTCGACGACGAACGCTGGACAGAGCCGCTCGGGCTCGTGGACGCGGCCGAGGCGAAGCCCGACGCCGACGCGACGACCAGGGTCCCCAGGTCGTCGCAGTACCCGAAGAAGCTCCGGAGCCAGGAGCTGCCCACCCAGGCGTTCCAGGACATCAAGTCCACCCAGGTCTCGCTCGACAACTTCCAGGTCATCCTCACCCAGCCCGAGCGGGTGGTGACCCCCTTCGGCAACGCGGTCAACCGGTCCATGTCGACGTCGTGGCGTGGCAGTCCCCTGGAGGCCCAGCAGTACCGGGACTCGGTGCGCACCTATCTGCAGGGCCTCATCAACGAGGTTCAGCTCATCTCGAAGTCGGACGTCACCCTGTCCGGCCGCAGCGCCACGATCCCGGTGACTGTGCAGAACAGACTGCTGCAGGGCGTGGACCATCTGGTCCTCCGGCTGAAATCGGAGAATCCGACCCGGCTCAAGCTGAACGACGGCGAAGCCGTGGCGGAACAGCCGATCCGGATCGCCGGCGGCCACAGCCAGTCCGTGAAGTTCGACGCGGCGGCCAACATCAACGGCCAGGTGCAGATGACCGCGCAGCTCTACACCGAGGACAACACGCCGTACGGCGGAGAGATGACCTTCACCGTGAAGGTCTCCGAGCTCACTCCGACCGTGTTGCTGGTGATCGCCGGTGGACTGCTGCTTCTGGTCCTCGCAGGCATCAGGATGTACACCCAGCGCAAGCGGGCCAACGCGAGCGGCACCGCCGGGAACAACGGCGGTGAACCCGAGCAGCCGAGTGACCCGACGCCGGACACCGGTCCGGAAAACGGGGCGCCCTCGGGCCCGGGTGAGAAAGTGGAACGTTGA
- a CDS encoding CCA tRNA nucleotidyltransferase produces the protein MSNANEDSSRALTQVQHRAVSELLRVSPVADDLARRFQDAGFSLALVGGSVRDALLGRLGNDLDFTTDARPEAVLKIVRPWADSVWEVGIAFGTVGVQKDGYQIEVTTYRSEAYDRTSRKPEVSYGDSIEEDLVRRDFTVNAMAVALPEKDFIDPHGGLEDLAERVLRTPGTPEESFSDDPLRMLRAARFAAQLDFDIAPDVVAAMTEMAGRIEIVSAERVREELNKLLLSTNPRKGLALLVDTGLAQQVLPELPALRLESDEHHRHKDVYEHSLTVLEQAIDLEEDGPDLVLRLAALLHDIGKPRTRRFEKDGRVSFHHHEVVGAKMVKMRMAALKYSNDMVKDVSKLVELHLRFHGYGDGEWTDSAVRRYVRDAGPLLERLHKLTRSDCTTRNKRKAAALSRTYDGLEERIAQLQEQEELDAIRPDLDGNEIMKTLGVGPGPVIGKAYAFLLELRLEHGPMEHDVAVEKLKEWWASQS, from the coding sequence GTGTCGAATGCCAATGAAGACAGCTCCCGTGCCCTGACCCAGGTGCAGCACCGCGCAGTCAGCGAACTGCTGCGGGTGTCACCGGTCGCCGACGATCTCGCACGCCGTTTCCAGGATGCCGGATTCAGTCTCGCCCTGGTCGGCGGCTCGGTCCGGGACGCGCTTCTGGGCAGGCTCGGGAACGACCTGGACTTCACGACCGACGCCCGTCCCGAGGCCGTACTGAAGATCGTCCGACCGTGGGCCGACTCGGTATGGGAGGTCGGGATCGCCTTCGGCACCGTGGGTGTCCAGAAGGACGGATACCAGATCGAAGTCACCACATACAGGTCGGAGGCGTACGACAGGACCTCCCGCAAGCCCGAGGTGTCCTACGGCGACTCCATCGAGGAAGACCTCGTCCGCCGCGACTTCACGGTCAACGCAATGGCCGTCGCGCTTCCGGAGAAGGACTTCATCGATCCTCACGGCGGCCTTGAGGACCTGGCCGAGCGCGTACTGCGCACTCCCGGGACACCGGAGGAGTCGTTCTCCGACGATCCGCTGCGCATGCTGCGTGCTGCTCGCTTCGCCGCACAGCTGGACTTCGACATCGCCCCCGATGTGGTCGCAGCGATGACGGAAATGGCCGGGCGCATCGAGATCGTCTCCGCCGAGCGGGTCAGGGAGGAGCTCAACAAACTGCTCCTCTCCACCAACCCCCGCAAGGGGCTGGCACTGCTCGTCGACACGGGACTGGCGCAGCAGGTGCTGCCGGAGCTTCCCGCTCTGCGTCTGGAAAGTGACGAGCATCACCGTCACAAGGATGTCTATGAGCACTCGCTGACCGTTCTGGAGCAGGCGATCGACCTGGAGGAGGACGGTCCCGATCTGGTGCTGCGCCTTGCCGCTCTCCTCCATGACATCGGCAAGCCGAGAACGCGGCGCTTCGAGAAGGACGGGCGCGTCTCGTTCCATCACCACGAGGTGGTGGGCGCCAAGATGGTCAAGATGCGAATGGCCGCACTCAAGTACTCCAACGACATGGTCAAGGACGTCTCGAAGCTGGTGGAGCTTCATCTGCGCTTCCACGGCTATGGCGACGGTGAGTGGACCGACTCCGCGGTGCGCCGGTATGTGCGCGATGCGGGGCCTCTTCTGGAGCGGCTGCACAAGCTGACCCGCTCGGACTGCACCACGCGGAACAAGCGCAAGGCCGCTGCCCTCTCACGGACGTATGACGGGCTTGAGGAGCGCATCGCGCAGCTTCAGGAGCAGGAGGAGCTGGATGCCATCCGGCCCGATCTGGACGGCAACGAGATCATGAAGACCCTGGGTGTCGGTCCCGGTCCGGTGATCGGTAAGGCCTATGCGTTCCTGCTGGAGCTGCGCCTGGAGCACGGGCCGATGGAGCATGATGTGGCGGTCGAGAAGCTCAAGGAGTGGTGGGCCTCGCAGAGCTGA